ttaagaccattctgggcaatacagcaaaactctgtctcaaacaaacaaacaaacaaacaaaacagggcAGGACTGGAGGCTGACTGTGCACAGTGAGGCAGGAGAGCCAGCCAGCCCCTGACGGTGCTGAGAAGTGAAGATTTTATCAGCATTGTGGGATGGTAAGGCCGCCCGAGCAGCAGACGATTGCCACTGAAAGATGacttgttggctgggcatggtggctcacacctgtaatcccagcactttgggaagccgaggcgagtggatcacctgaggtcaggagttcgagaccagcctggtcaacatggtgaaaacccatctccactaaaaaaaaaacaaacaaaaattagctggccatggtggcacatgcctgttattccagctactaggggggctgaggcaggaggatctcttgaacctgggaggtggaggttgcagcgagctgagatcatgtcactgcactccagcctgggcaacagagtaagactacgtctcaaaaaaaaaaataaaaaaataaaaaaaaaaaagaaagaaaaaaaaaaagaaaaaagaaagaaagaaagatgacttGTTATACTCACAGTTTCTCCAGCGGAGGGAGCATGCCACGGGGGCCACATGGGGAGGCACTGGGGTGCCCAGGAGACAGACCTGAAGCAAGcagcttctttgtgttttctgtggGATAAGGTAGGGTAGAGAGTGGCTGGTTGAGCCATTTCAGCAGGCTCTGGGGCACAGGGGCTGTCCTGAGTTGTCCAGTACCCTGCCCCAGGTGATCAGGGCAGGTGGATGGTGGCCCGGGTGGTTGGGGTGTGGGCTCTGGGTTGGCTGGTTTGTACAGAAGAGGCACGCGCCTGCGCCACTCCGTGACTATTTCCAGGAACTGGTAACCCCGGGAGGGGCGGTCCTTCTAATGAATAGCAAGGCCCCTGGTGTCAACGCATCAAAGTACAGAAAATCCAGCCCATGGTTACTACCGTTGACCTCTCTGACTCAGGGGGTCAAGGCTGTGGCTGAGACGAACAATGCGGGGTGAGGGTCTCTTTCCAAGTCTGCATCCAGGTTAAAGGCACCTGGGTTCAAAGCGCGGCTTTGTCTGAGAAACCTCAGTGTTTTCTTGGGCAAGTTACAGAacccttctgtgcctcagtttccccatcggCACAACGGGGATGATGACGAGCACATCAAGCGTCTGCTGGGGCAGCAGTGAAGATGAAACGAAGATGAAACGGGTTAATCAAAGACTGGCAGAGGCGCTGGGGGATGGGATCTGTGGCCCCTGGGGAAGCGTGCCAGGGCCTGCTATAATGGGGGTGCTGAGTGCAGGGCTGGGACAGGCGGGACTGCGGCCCAGACAGTGGGCTGAGCTCAGCGTCTGGGCTGGGTGGAAATGGCCGGGCTGGGGTTTTGGGGCCACCCTGCTGGACCtctcctgctcctgctgctgctgctgctgccaccccGGGCCCTGCCAGAAGGATCTCTGGTGTTCGTGGCTCTGGTGAGGCACCCCTGCCCCGGCCTGCCCTCAGCTCCCCCAGGGCTAGCCCTGACCAGTCCTGTCCCCAGGTATTCCGCCATGGCGACCGGGCCCCGCTGGCCTCCTACCCCACGGACCCACACAAGGAGGTGGCCTCCACCCTGTGGCCACGAGGCCTGGGCCAGCTGACCAGGGTGAGAAGTGGGTGGGAGGTGAGGGCAAGGGTGGGAGGGGTGGAGAGGGGTAGACTAAGGCTGTTCTGTCCCCAGGAGGGGGTCCGCCAGCAGCTGGAGCTGGGCCGCTTCCTGAGGAGCCGCTATGAGGCCTTCCTGAGTCCTGAGTACCGGCGGGAGGAGGTACTGCCATAGTCACCCCCACCTGGTCCCCTGACCTTCCACCTTTGACCTCCACTGACTACAACACTCTCTTTGGGCCTCCACCTCTGGCCTTTGACCTCCATCAACCTGACTTACCCTCTACCTCTAATCTCTGACCCCCAGTACACTGACTAACCCACACTGACTTCTGACTCCATCTCAACCTGTCACATCTCGACCTCTGACCTCCATCAACTCTGACTTTATTATTTGGCCTCCATCTCTGTTTTCTAGTCCTGTTGACTCCAATCAGACCTCTGGCCTCTGACATTTGACCCCAAACTTGATTTCGATCTTTGACCCTTATTGACATAACTTGCCTTCCGGACCTCTAACCTTTAACCTCTACACTTTGTCAATTCTGACCTACCTCTTTTGTTTCCTCCTATGTCTTCTGACATCCCCTAGTTACAGACAGTCCTCCTGACCTCCGATGAACATGTATTGAACTCTGACACCAAGCCTCCACGCTGCCCTCCTAAACTTGACCTCTAACCTCCAGCCTCCACCGATTCTGATCTTCCTTTTTGACCCTCATTGACTCAAATGACCCCTAAATCCAACATGGCTGTCCAGTTTAGGACGTCCAGCCCAACTGCTCCTGACATTAACCTCTGGACCCTTGATCCCAACTTCCAACATTGACAGCCACATGATTCTCAGTGTCTGACCCCTATTCCAAACTGAATCTGAGGCTTCTGATTTGCCACCACAGCTGACCTCTGACCCCAACCACGACCCCCCGCCTGCCCTCTCTCCACCCCGCTCCAGGTGTACATCCGCAGCACGGACTTTGACCGCACACTGGAGAGCGCGCAGGCCAACCTTGCTGGGCTGTTTCCCGAGGCTGCTCCAGGGAGCCCGGAGGCCCACTGGAGGCCGATCCCAGTGCACACGGTGCCCGTGGCTGAGGACAAGGTCAGGGCGCTGGACCCAGGTGTGGTGAGGGAGGGAGCGGGTGGAGAGAGAGGCAGCTCTGGGTCTGGCCACCTGAGCTAGCTCCGAGAAGCAATGCTGTCCTCGAGCCGGTCTGTCTGGCTTCTTCTGGATCTGGGAGAAACTGCGACAGACGCGGGGGCAGAGAGCCCAGGTTCCCCCAACCCGCTGTGAGACCCAAGGCACGTGGctgtcctctctgagcctcagttctccCCAGCTGCTGAGGTTCCCCATGCGCAGCTGTCCCAGATACCACGAGCTGCTGCGGGAGGCCACCGAGGCCGCTGAGTACCAGGAGGCCCTGGAGGGCTGGACGGTGAGCAGGGCGGTGGCGGGGTGGGGCGAGGCGCAGGGGACCGGCCAGGGCTCACCCAGCCCCGCGCATCCAGGGCTTCCTGACTCGCCTGGAGAACTTCACGGGGCTGTCGCTGGTTGGAGAGCCGCTGCGCAGGGCATGGAAGGTTCTGGACACACTCATGTGCCAGGTGAGCCCCGCCCCTTCCCAGCCAAGGGTTTAAGGACAACTGTTTCCAATCCCAGCTTGCTACTCACTAGCCCTGTTCCCTCATGCATTTAGTTaaccctctgtgcctcagttttcccatctgcacAGTGGGGATGGCAACCCCAGTATCAACACCTCCCCAGGACGCCGTGAGGATTCAAATGGTTAATCTACGCACTGTgcttacaacagtgcctggcacacagtgaagGCCTTGCTAGGGTTTGAGGCTACACATTTGGCAATTCCTCCCCACAGTCCTGTAATCAGAAAACCCAAAACCTGGGCGGTGGGAGCTGACCTGAaatagacagggtctcgctctgtcacccaggctggagtgcattatcataactcactgcagcctccatctccctggctataggaatcctcctgcctcagccttccgagtagctgaggcaggtgcacaccaccatgcctggctaattaaaaaaattatttttttaattagcatgatgagatggggtctcactatgttgcccaggaactcgtgggctcaaacaatccttttGCCTCcccaagcgctgggattacaggcgtgagccaccacacctagctagtaCTCTTACTCTTGCTAGTCTTTGCTCGCTCCAGCTCACGGAATGTTCCAAATCACAGGGTGGGAGCAGCGATGTGTGTGACTAAGGGGGCTGCCCCAGCCCTTGCTGTGTGTGTTCCATGCTGTGTGGTATCAGCACCATCAGATCTTTCTGAAGTCCAGAATGTCTGAGCTGTGAAACCCCTCTGGTCCCAGGGGTTTCAGATAAAGCCTTCTGGGCTGTGGAATGACAATGtctattattaattaataatcgctgttggctgggcgcggtggctcacgcctgtaatcccaccactttgggaggccgaggtgggtggatcacctgaggtcaggagttcgagaccagcctagccaacatggtaaaaccccatctctactaaaaatacaaaaattagctgggcatggtggcacgcacttgtaatcacagctactcgcgaggctgaggcaggagaatcacttgaacccgagaggcgaggattgcagtgagccgagattgtgccactgcactccagcctgggtgatggagcaaggctccgtctcaaaaaaaaaccaaaaaaacaaaaaaagcaaaaaaaaaaacaaaaaaaaccacactgcTGTCCACATTCATGATTTCCCAGCCTGATCCAGATCCAGCCCATGGGAGACTCAAAAGAGCGGGGGGCAGCACAGGCCTGTGGGGCCAGAGGCAAACTTGAGGGCTCAGGATGGTCCGTCAGTCTTCTCTTCCTGTCTCCCCACAGCAAGCCCATGGTCTTCCACtaccagcctgggcctccccagATGTCCTGCGGACCCTTGCCCAGATCTCGGCTTTGGATATTGGAGCCCACGTGGGCCCACCCCGGGCAGCAGAGAAGGCCCAGTTGACAGGGGGTGAGGTGtggggctgggaggctggggtgccTCCCTCTGGGAGATTCTAAGCTCTTTTTTCCCATCCTCAGGGATCCTGCTGAATGCTATCCTTGCAAACTTCTCCCGGGTCCAGCGCCTGGGGCTGCCCCTCAAGATGGTCATGTACTCAGCCGTGAGTCCTTGGGAAGCAGTGCCATAtgacactgaggcacagggatGAGGGTGACAGCGATTTGGGTGAGGAAGAGCCTGCGGTCCCAATGGACCCCAGTCCATTGTCTTGGGTAGCCTGTATCTCCAAACCCTACTCTTGGGCTATATCATTAGTCTGGAAAGAGGGAGGTGATGGTGTTACGGGAGGAAGAATGTATGAATTAAAGATAATTCCTTGttttcattaagaaaatattggccgggcgcggtggctcaagcctgtaatcccagcactttgggaggccgagacgggccgatcacgaggtcaggagatcgagaccatcctggctaacacggtgaaaccccgtctctactaaatacaaaaaactagctgggcgaggtggcgggtgcctgtagtcccagctactcgggaggctgaggcaggagaatggcgtaaacccgggaggcggagcttgcagtgagccgagatctggccactgcactccagcctgtgcgacagagcgagactccgtctcaaaaaaaaaaaaaaagaaaaaaaagaaaatattggacTAAGCAGTCTGTCCTTCCAGAGGAGACAGGCTGCTTAGTCCAATCATATTTTGCACCTATTTGAGCCATCTTTGTTAAATGGCCGCCTGTAACTGTTGGTACTGCCTTCAgggtgagagggagggaagagcaaGTTTGGGGGGTTGGTTCCAAGCAGCCTGGGGGACATCTGGATGCACAAGTCTAGTGTTCAGGAGAAAGGCGGCCTCCAGAGAGAAGTGTCTCACCCCTCGGCTCCACCTGCAGCACGACAGCACCCTGCTGGCCCTCCAGGCGGCCCTGGGCCTCTATGATGGACACACCCCGCCATATGCCGCCTGCCTCGGCTTTGAGTTCCGGAGGCACCTGAGGGATCCTGATAAAAACGGAGGGTGAGGATGGGATGGTGCCCAGGGAGATGGGCGGGACAGAACTCCCAAAGCAAGGTGTGATGTGCTAGGCAGAAGGCATGGCGGGGCAGGGAACTGCATGGGATGGTGCTGGGAGGATAACAGGTGGGAGTCAGGAGCCCATTTCTCCAGGTTTTAAGATCAATGACGACAGGGAGAAGGTGCCACTGTGTCCTCTCTCTCCAGGAATGTCACCATCTCCCTCTTCTACCGCAATGACTCCGcccacctgcccctgcctctcAGTCTCCCCGGGTGCCCGGCCCCCTGTCCACTACGCCGCTTCTACCAGCTGACTGCCTCGGCCCGGCCTCCGGCCCATGGGGTCTCCTGCCATGGCCCCTATGAGGCTGCCATCCCCCCAGGTGACAGTCCTCTGTgctggggtgggagtggagggTTCCAAGTCCTGAAACTCACACCCTGCATGTTCTCCCTGCAGCTCCAGTGGTGCCCCTGCTGGCCGGAGCTGTAGCTGTGTTGGTGGCACTCAGCTTGGGGCTGGGCCTGCTGGCCTGGAGACCAGGGTGCCTGCGGGCCTTGGGGGGCCCCGTGTGAGCCAGAAACCAGTTTCCCTACCCCCAGCTGACACTGGACCCCAACACGTATGCTCACTAGCTGTTCTCGCTTCTGTGACTTACTGTGCGCCTGTGTGCGTGGGGAACGAGGGCTGGGTGGAGCCTCTGGCCTGGAAACCAGTTTGTGTGTGCTTATATGCGCGTCTGTGACAGTGGCAtgagtgtgcatgcatgcatgtcaCGTGTGACCACTGTTTTTGCGCTTATGCGCGTGCACAGGTAGTCTGTACGTACTTACTGATAAAAACGTGTCTGTGGCACACATTCAAGCACAAATGTGCCCATGTCTGAACAAGCAGGCATGCCTGCATGGCACttctttggtagagacagggtcttactttgtggcccaggctggagtagtgccataagcatagctcactgcagcttcgaactcgTTTCAGCttctacaggtgtgcaccatgcctggtttttttttcttggtatgttggccaggctggcctcaaattcctggcctcaagcaatcctcctgccctggcctcccaaagcactgggattatagttgtgagccaccacacccggctggcaTGTTtatgcatgtttcttttttttttttttttttttgagacggagtcttgctttgtcacccaggctggagtgcagtggccggatctcagctcactgcaagctccgcctcccgggtttacgccattctcctgcctcagcctcccgagtagctgggactacaggcgcccgccacctcgcccggctattttttttgtattttttagtagagacggggtttcaccgtgttagccgggatcgtctctcgatctcctgacctcgtgatccgcccgtctcggcctcccaaagtgctgggattacaggcttgagccaccgcgcctggctttatGCATGTTTCTATGCA
The sequence above is a segment of the Macaca nemestrina isolate mMacNem1 chromosome 20, mMacNem.hap1, whole genome shotgun sequence genome. Coding sequences within it:
- the ACP4 gene encoding testicular acid phosphatase; amino-acid sequence: MAGLGFWGHPAGPLLLLLLLLLPPRALPEGSLVFVALVFRHGDRAPLASYPTDPHKEVASTLWPRGLGQLTREGVRQQLELGRFLRSRYEAFLSPEYRREEVYIRSTDFDRTLESAQANLAGLFPEAAPGSPEAHWRPIPVHTVPVAEDKLLRFPMRSCPRYHELLREATEAAEYQEALEGWTGFLTRLENFTGLSLVGEPLRRAWKVLDTLMCQQAHGLPLPAWASPDVLRTLAQISALDIGAHVGPPRAAEKAQLTGGILLNAILANFSRVQRLGLPLKMVMYSAHDSTLLALQAALGLYDGHTPPYAACLGFEFRRHLRDPDKNGGNVTISLFYRNDSAHLPLPLSLPGCPAPCPLRRFYQLTASARPPAHGVSCHGPYEAAIPPAPVVPLLAGAVAVLVALSLGLGLLAWRPGCLRALGGPV